The Solea solea chromosome 19, fSolSol10.1, whole genome shotgun sequence genome has a window encoding:
- the LOC131446582 gene encoding uncharacterized protein LOC131446582: MFHMESKPDETNAQMDSGPEVSRHSCDSDETVLKETCDEASPNNHSREQSDDELPPLRRTKSIMMDRLQDFAGCLYDSSDDSTEGTLISKPERDSQRLRRSSRHPIQMPLVESDNSNIGSEDEYIPCPKDESTESDSSLELTLEDKKRNKGASSESRRKSSSRSKFKPRESGSESSKQKRSRSSSQSQLDFSQKRPFKTGHDPTQIFPNSRVDGNEKKIVATYSKKDVSVSMPLEEEQSMYINPVLKKMDGSRSYNKKHFCFYCRKFVQKMSRHLWRKHQDETDVAKAFSLPKNSKERKLQLDYIRNKGNFEHNSEVLETQKGKLIPWKQPQKKSEGQEFAHCIHCYGLFSRRAMWRHFQVCNFKPESSKPGKTRVLSLCAFAEPAPPGFNDAYWKFLSVMNQDRIAVAIKEDRCILEYGYRLFRKNEKVVSQHQYIRQKLRELGRLLLKARQVTHVKTIQELIKPEQYSQVVTAAKSLSGFSEQTGKYQCPSLARKVGHSLYSLAMFIKSEGLKKKDKQATQDAEEFALLYQESWRFDIASQALTQLDQTKWNAPLLLPFTQDIQKFHCHLAEKQQQHLNDLQKHPSPSNWKELAKVTLTQVVLFNRRRGGEVSRMLLSAYLSKDTSDTHGDVSLALTPLEQKLCKHFVRITIVGKRGRKVPVLLTPIMRESLDALTEKREECGVLSENGYLFALPHSVHYIRACDCIRQFVKECDHLENPKALTSTRLRKHIATLSTVLNLKTTELDQLADFLGHNIAVHRKHYRLPEGTLQLAKISKVLLAMEQGRLGEYKGKSLDEIQVDVNETIGIEGPSEEDIEGEQGSEDEESMSSLNICTSTSQVQNQGVSPTDVTMPGQQGSEDEVSTSSLQECTSTSQVQNQSVSARKRGKQAPVRRWTPEEIAAVEKHLKKFIVRQDVPGKADCERCIASEPQALQNRDWKAVKYFIKNRITTMRRKL, translated from the exons atgGACAGTGGACCAGAGGTTTCTCGTCATTCGTGCGATTCAGATGAAACTGTTCTGAAAGAAACCTGTGATGAGGCTTCTCCAAACAACCATTCCAGAGAGCAATCAGATGATGAACTTCCACCTCTGAGACGCACAAAAAGCATTATG ATGGATCGACTACAAGATTTTGCTGGCTGTCTCTACGATTCAAGTGATGACAGCACAGAGGGCACTTTGATTTCTAAGCCTGAAAGGGATTCACAGAGGCTGAGAAGAAGCTCTCGCCATCCT attcagATGCCTCTTGTGGAATCAGATAACTCTAACATTGGCAGTGAAGATGAGTACATTCCATGTCCCAAGGACGAAAGCACAGAAAGTGATAGCAGTTTGGAATTAACCCTGGAagataaaaaaaggaacaaaggtGCATCTAGTGAGAGCAGAAGAAAGTCTTCCAGTCGGAGCAAGTTTAAGCCCAGGGAGAGTGGAAGTGAGTCCTCCAAGCAGAAAAGAAGCAGGTCTTCCAGTCAGAGCCAGCTTGATTTTAGCCAGAAGAGACCCTTTAAAACAGGTCATGACCCCACACAAATATTTCCAAATAGCAGAGTTGATggtaatgaaaagaaaatagttgCAACATATTCTAAAAAGGATGTGAGTGTTTCAATGCCCCTGGAAGAAGAGCAGTCTATGTATATCAATCCAGTTTTAAAGAAGATGGATGGGTCTAGAAgctacaacaaaaaacatttctgcttttattgCAGAAAgtttgtccagaaaatgtcaaggCACTTGTGGCGTAAACACCAAGATGAAACAGATGTTGCAAAAGCATTCAGTTTGCCAAAGAACTCAAAAGAAAGGAAACTGCAGTTGGACTACATACGAAATAAGGGGAACTTTGAGCACAATAGTGAGGTTTTGGAGACACAGAAAGGCAAACTCATCCCATGGAAGCAACCACAGAAAAAATCTGAAGGACAGGAATTTGCACATTGTATTCACTGCTATGGTTTGTTCTCAAGAAGAGCAATGTGGCGGCATTTTCAGGTTTGCAACTTCAAACCTGAGAGTAGTAAACCCGGTAAAACTCgtgttctttctttgtgtgcttTCGCTGAACCTGCTCCACCTGGATTTAATGATGCTTATTGGAAGTTCTTAAGTGTTATGAATCAAGACAGGATTGCAGTTGCTATTAAAGAAGACCGCTGTATTCTTGAATATGGTTACAGACTGTTCAGGAAGAACGAGAAGGTGGTCAGTCAACACCAGTATATTCGGCAAAAACTGAGAGAGCTTGGCAGGCTGTTATTGAAAGCAAGACAAGTTACACATGTGAAGACCATCCAAGAACTCATAAAACCTGAACAGTACAGTCAGGTGGTCACTGCTGCAAAGAGCCTATCTGGATTCAGTGAGCAAACTGGCAAATACCAATGTCCGTCTCTTGCTCGCAAGGTTGGACACAGCTTGTATTCTTTGGCCATGTTTATCAAGTCCGAAGGcctgaaaaagaaagataaacaaGCTACTCAAGATGCTGAGGAGTTTGCGCTGCTTTATCAAGAAAGTTGGAGATTTGACATTGCAAGCCAAGCATTAACTCAACTTGACCAGACCAAATGGAATGCTCCTCTACTGTTACCTTTCACACAAGATATTCAAAAGTTTCATTGTCATCTAgctgagaaacagcagcaacatttgAATGATCTGCAAAAACACCCATCACCATCAAACTGGAAGGAGCTTGCAAAAGTTACCCTCACACAAGTTGTACTGTTTAACCGGCGGAGAGGAGGGGAAGTGTCCAGGATGCTTCTGTCTGCGTATCTATCAAAGGACACATCAGACACACATGGTGACGTTAGCTTGGCCCTTACACCGCTTGAACAGAAGCTGTGCAAACATTTTGTAAGGATTACAATTgtaggaaagagaggaagaaaggttCCAGTTCTTTTAACCCCAATCATGAGAGAGTCACTTGATGCTCTGACTgagaagagagaagaatgtGGAGTGCTGTCTGAAAATGGATATCTGTTTGCATTACCTCACTCTGTCCATTACATAAGGGCTTGTGACTGCATAAGGCAGTTTGTGAAAGAATGTGATCACCTTGAAAATCCTAAAGCCTTAACATCAACAAGACTAAGGAAACATATCGCCACCCTCTCTACTGTATTGAACCTTAAGACCACAGAACTCGATCAGTTGGCAGACTTCCTTGGCCATAATATTGCTGTGCACCGAAAGCACTACCGCCTTCCGGAGGGCACCCTCCAgttggccaaaatcagcaaagtgcTTCTGGCAATGGAACAGGGACGCCTAGGAGAATACAAAGGAAAGAGCCTGGATGAAATTCAAGTTGACGTGAATG AGACCATTGGCATAGAGGGGCCTTCAGAAGAGGACATTGAAG GAGAACAGGGGTCAGAAGATGAGGAGAGCATGTCATCCCTGAACATCTGTACCTCAACATCACAAGTCCAAAACCAGGGAGTGTCTCCAACGG ATGTCACTATGCCAGGACAACAGGGGTCAGAAGATGAGGTCAGCACGTCATCCCTGCAAGAATGTACCTCCACATCGCAAGTCCAAAACCAGAGTGTGTCTGCAAGAAAGAGAG GTAAGCAAGCTCCTGTGAGACGTTGGACACCAGAGGAAATTGCTGCAGTAGAAAAACATCTGAAGAAGTTCATTGTGAGGCAAGATGTTCCAGGTAAAGCGGACTGTGAGCGCTGCATTGCTTCAGAACCGCAAGCGCTACAAAATAGAGACTGGAAAGCAGTCAAATATTTCATCAAAAATAGAATAACTACCATGAGAAGAAAATTATAA